One window of the Clostridium sp. MB40-C1 genome contains the following:
- a CDS encoding response regulator transcription factor: MTKYNVLVVDDEEEIREAIEIYLKNEGIKVFKSKDGIEALSILEEEEIHLILMDIMMPRMDGIKATFKIRENKNIPIIMLSAKSEDTDKILGLNIGADDYITKPFNPLELVARVKSQLRRYVRLGNYKESEDEIVVRGLVLNKNTKMVIIDGEEVSLTHTEYKILKLLMENKGRVFSIEEIYEKVWKEPFYNGENTIAVHIRRIREKIEINPKEPEYLKVVWGIGYKIEK; the protein is encoded by the coding sequence GTGACAAAATATAATGTTTTAGTGGTAGATGATGAGGAAGAAATAAGAGAAGCTATAGAAATATATTTAAAAAATGAAGGCATAAAAGTGTTTAAGTCAAAAGATGGTATAGAGGCACTAAGTATCTTAGAAGAAGAAGAAATCCACCTTATACTAATGGATATTATGATGCCAAGAATGGATGGAATTAAAGCTACTTTTAAAATAAGGGAAAATAAAAATATTCCGATAATAATGCTTTCAGCTAAATCAGAAGATACAGACAAAATACTTGGTCTTAATATAGGGGCAGATGACTATATTACAAAGCCGTTTAACCCATTAGAATTAGTAGCAAGAGTTAAGTCACAGTTAAGAAGATATGTGAGATTAGGAAATTATAAAGAAAGTGAAGATGAAATAGTTGTAAGAGGTCTTGTTTTAAACAAAAATACTAAGATGGTAATAATAGATGGAGAAGAGGTGAGTCTTACACATACAGAATATAAGATATTAAAACTTTTAATGGAGAATAAGGGGAGAGTATTTTCTATAGAAGAAATATATGAAAAAGTGTGGAAAGAGCCTTTTTATAATGGGGAAAATACTATCGCAGTTCACATAAGAAGAATAAGAGAAAAGATAGAAATTAACCCCAAGGAACCAGAATACTTAAAGGTGGTGTGGGGAATTGGATATAAAATCGAAAAGTAA